The following are encoded together in the Salinibacterium sp. UTAS2018 genome:
- a CDS encoding GMC family oxidoreductase N-terminal domain-containing protein: MTVHGTVRQLVSLATLRAAVNRIIPADNFPAGWEGGVADHLVPGADSGLADAAINPELDWALAALCSLGDRLDDAVGGGLASFSRAPAAEQDRVLSELGQLAEAADELATLLRISWEGFYAPSEGRDPAGPGMVGFRSLPEGVEPVEPELLPTITVDQLRGSYDAVIIGSGPGGASAARVLTERGKNVLIVERALQLSQAALRDDHLHGKRTGLYNSVVGPGAGHPRVIENADGDEVVVQGDGSAGPYGLNAMTVGGGTRLWQGMAWRFMPEDFAMATTYGVPEGTSLADWPVDYAEMEPYYGRAEDELGVAGEEGGLTSRTPRSRPYPLPAMESEPAREVLGAAADRLGWRWGPVPLALNSIPHDGRPACVKCAQCVGHACPVNAKSGAHNTLLPRAINTGSCDFMVDAQAIHIEDGVSGARVQIVADASTTPQTVDVTASVVVVAAGAVETPRLIAASGLGNDQVGRHLHDHSFVMVLGNISPGVKSFRGPGHSIATLDHVHSSQSPWGGGVIFDLNQMLPVTSAGMAGALGHPAWGSEHKEWMREGRQHMFGAFGIGQEIPMASSRVEVSSLAADRWGQPVARLRKEVHSSTREVQDFMSTAAAAWLREAGANDVKRLAGPAIVAAAGEHSCGTMRMGSSSAVSATAPTGRVWGTRRVYACDSSLHPTNGSVNPTLTIFANALRVAGHIADALH, encoded by the coding sequence ACTGGCTGACGCTGCAATCAATCCTGAGCTGGACTGGGCGCTCGCTGCCCTATGCTCTCTCGGGGATCGACTAGACGATGCCGTGGGCGGCGGGCTAGCCAGCTTCTCGCGAGCTCCAGCAGCTGAACAAGATCGGGTTCTCAGCGAGCTTGGACAACTCGCTGAGGCCGCCGACGAACTCGCGACTTTGCTGCGCATTAGTTGGGAAGGCTTCTACGCACCTTCGGAGGGACGAGACCCTGCCGGGCCAGGAATGGTCGGTTTTAGGTCACTACCGGAGGGTGTCGAGCCTGTCGAACCAGAGCTATTGCCGACGATTACCGTCGATCAGCTCCGTGGTAGTTACGACGCTGTCATTATCGGTAGTGGGCCGGGCGGCGCATCAGCGGCCCGCGTGCTCACCGAGCGCGGAAAGAATGTGTTGATCGTGGAGCGGGCTCTACAGCTCAGCCAGGCCGCCCTCCGCGATGATCATCTACACGGCAAGCGCACAGGCCTCTACAACTCAGTTGTTGGCCCTGGCGCAGGGCATCCGCGTGTTATTGAAAACGCCGATGGCGACGAGGTTGTGGTTCAGGGCGACGGTAGCGCTGGCCCCTATGGCCTCAACGCTATGACTGTCGGCGGTGGGACCCGTCTTTGGCAGGGTATGGCGTGGCGGTTCATGCCAGAGGACTTTGCGATGGCCACCACGTATGGCGTGCCGGAGGGGACCAGTCTCGCGGACTGGCCAGTCGATTACGCCGAAATGGAACCTTATTACGGTCGTGCGGAAGACGAGTTGGGCGTCGCCGGTGAGGAAGGCGGTCTCACCTCGCGCACCCCGCGCTCGCGACCCTACCCTCTGCCTGCCATGGAAAGCGAGCCAGCGCGCGAGGTGCTCGGCGCGGCAGCCGATCGTCTCGGCTGGAGGTGGGGCCCGGTGCCCCTCGCGCTGAATTCAATTCCGCACGATGGACGTCCCGCGTGCGTGAAATGTGCGCAGTGCGTCGGCCACGCTTGCCCGGTGAATGCGAAGAGTGGCGCGCACAACACGTTGCTCCCGCGCGCCATCAACACCGGGAGTTGCGACTTCATGGTTGATGCCCAAGCGATTCACATCGAAGACGGCGTCAGCGGCGCGCGAGTGCAGATTGTCGCTGACGCGAGCACGACTCCTCAAACGGTTGACGTAACGGCGTCGGTAGTCGTCGTTGCGGCTGGCGCTGTGGAGACCCCGCGTCTTATCGCGGCGAGCGGCCTTGGCAATGACCAGGTGGGTCGCCACCTCCATGATCACAGTTTCGTGATGGTCCTCGGCAACATCTCCCCGGGGGTGAAGAGCTTCCGGGGACCGGGACACTCGATCGCGACTCTCGACCACGTGCACAGCTCTCAGTCACCGTGGGGAGGCGGGGTAATTTTTGACCTCAACCAGATGCTGCCCGTGACCTCGGCTGGTATGGCTGGTGCCCTCGGGCATCCGGCATGGGGCTCCGAACACAAAGAGTGGATGCGGGAGGGCAGACAGCACATGTTTGGTGCATTTGGGATCGGTCAGGAGATTCCGATGGCCTCGTCCCGGGTTGAGGTTTCGTCTCTGGCCGCAGACCGATGGGGGCAGCCTGTCGCTCGACTGCGCAAGGAAGTGCACTCGAGCACCCGCGAAGTTCAGGACTTCATGTCAACCGCAGCTGCGGCGTGGCTGCGCGAAGCCGGGGCGAACGACGTGAAACGTCTGGCCGGACCGGCGATCGTCGCCGCTGCGGGGGAACATTCCTGTGGCACCATGCGCATGGGCAGCTCCTCGGCAGTTTCAGCCACTGCTCCCACCGGTCGTGTGTGGGGAACACGGCGGGTCTACGCGTGTGATAGTTCGCTGCATCCCACTAACGGGAGCGTGAACCCCACACTAACCATCTTCGCGAACGCCCTTCGCGTCGCAGGACATATCGCCGACGCTTTGCACTAA
- a CDS encoding NAD(P)-dependent alcohol dehydrogenase, with protein sequence MSSLQEVPSRMRASVLESAHHLVVREVDTPVLASDQVLVRIAAVGVCGSDVHYFHEGRIGDFVVDAPLILGHEASGTIVAVGTEVSADRIGERVSIEPQRACRICTQCKRGRYNLCPSIEFYATPPIHGAFAEFAVIQADYAFAIPDSVSLEAASLFEPLSVAIWAHKKALTQPGSRVLIAGAGPVGILLAQVARAYGATEVIVSDLAAARRDRALEFGATSVIDPTVVSADEVPEVDAFIDASGAPSAIRAGILALAPAGIAVLVGMGADDVSLPVSRIQGRELLVTGVFRYANTWPLAIELVASGAVDLESLVTSTFSLDRVEEAFEATRDPNTLKALITP encoded by the coding sequence ATGAGCTCCTTGCAAGAAGTCCCTTCCCGCATGCGTGCAAGCGTGCTTGAGAGTGCACACCACCTCGTTGTTCGCGAGGTTGATACCCCTGTTCTGGCTTCGGACCAGGTATTGGTGCGAATTGCCGCCGTCGGTGTCTGTGGTTCCGATGTTCACTATTTCCATGAAGGTCGAATCGGCGACTTCGTTGTCGACGCTCCACTTATTCTCGGCCACGAAGCATCCGGCACGATCGTCGCCGTAGGAACAGAAGTCTCGGCGGACCGAATTGGCGAGCGCGTCTCGATCGAGCCGCAGCGGGCTTGCCGCATCTGCACACAGTGTAAGCGCGGGCGCTACAACCTGTGCCCGTCCATCGAGTTCTACGCGACCCCACCGATTCACGGGGCGTTCGCCGAATTCGCTGTGATTCAGGCTGACTACGCTTTCGCTATTCCAGACTCCGTATCGTTGGAAGCGGCCTCGTTATTCGAACCGCTATCGGTGGCGATTTGGGCGCATAAAAAAGCGTTGACTCAGCCAGGATCGCGGGTGTTGATCGCGGGTGCAGGGCCGGTAGGGATCCTGCTAGCTCAGGTCGCGCGGGCGTATGGCGCTACCGAGGTTATTGTCTCTGATCTGGCCGCAGCCAGACGTGATCGAGCGCTTGAATTCGGCGCTACATCAGTGATCGACCCGACCGTGGTATCTGCTGACGAGGTCCCGGAGGTCGACGCGTTCATCGATGCGTCGGGTGCTCCCTCCGCCATTCGCGCGGGTATCTTGGCTCTCGCCCCCGCGGGAATCGCCGTGCTCGTCGGCATGGGCGCAGACGATGTTTCATTGCCCGTTTCACGAATTCAAGGTCGCGAGTTGCTTGTTACTGGCGTCTTCCGTTACGCGAATACCTGGCCGTTAGCCATTGAGCTCGTGGCTTCGGGAGCTGTCGACCTAGAGTCACTCGTAACTAGTACCTTCTCACTCGATCGCGTCGAAGAGGCGTTCGAAGCGACGCGTGATCCAAACACCCTCAAAGCACTCATCACGCCCTAG